The following proteins come from a genomic window of bacterium BMS3Abin14:
- the rpsD gene encoding 30S ribosomal protein S4, whose translation MARYRESVCRLCRREGTKLFLKGDRCYSDKCAVERRPYPPGMHGTRRMKQSDYGIQLREKQKARRIYGVMESQFRNYFKTADGQKGVTGQNLLVLLERRLDTAVYRLGFATSRADARQLVKHGHIMVNGRKVDIPSYLLKIGDEIQIREKSRESVRVKEAMISAERKSVPAWLDLEVKAFKGVYRNYPTREDVALPVQEQLIVELYSK comes from the coding sequence TTGGCTCGATACCGTGAATCCGTATGCCGACTCTGCCGTAGAGAGGGCACAAAGCTTTTTCTTAAGGGAGATCGCTGTTATTCAGACAAGTGTGCGGTAGAGCGCAGGCCCTACCCCCCCGGCATGCACGGCACCCGCAGGATGAAGCAATCAGACTATGGCATTCAGCTCAGGGAAAAACAGAAGGCCCGTAGAATATACGGGGTCATGGAGTCTCAGTTCCGTAATTATTTTAAGACCGCCGATGGACAGAAAGGCGTGACCGGCCAGAATCTCCTTGTCCTTCTGGAGAGACGTCTGGATACCGCCGTGTACCGTCTGGGGTTCGCCACTTCCCGTGCCGACGCCAGGCAGCTCGTAAAACATGGGCATATTATGGTCAACGGCAGGAAAGTCGATATCCCGTCGTATCTCCTCAAGATAGGAGATGAGATTCAGATAAGGGAAAAAAGCCGCGAATCCGTAAGGGTCAAGGAGGCAATGATCTCCGCTGAGAGAAAGAGCGTTCCCGCCTGGCTGGACCTCGAGGTAAAGGCGTTCAAAGGGGTATATAGAAATTATCCTACCCGCGAGGATGTCGCGCTGCCCGTTCAGGAGCAGCTGATCGTTGAGCTTTACTCCAAATAG
- the rpoA gene encoding DNA-directed RNA polymerase subunit alpha, with the protein MTIMDTNWKSLTRPKKLEFDNDSQSETFCRFSTEPFERGYATTLGNALRRVLLSSLQGAAVTAFRIEGVLHEFSTIPGVYEDVTQIILNLKELRFKVHSQEQKIISLDVSREGMITAGDIITDQDVEVLTPTKPVATLEKGAHLKMEVVVRLNKGFITGDRNKDEDLPVDFIAIDSIHSPVVKVNYHAENARVGRMTNFDKLVMEITTDGSVLPEDALAYAAKIIKEHMNLFINFEETSAVEAETEKEDVEERENLHEKLNRHVNELELSVRSINCLQNADIDTIGELVQKTEPEMLKTKNFGRKSLNELKEILLEMGLTFGMDVKGWEPSTEVEEEPPPTDD; encoded by the coding sequence ATGACAATAATGGATACTAACTGGAAGAGTCTGACCCGCCCAAAAAAATTGGAATTCGACAACGATTCACAGTCTGAAACGTTCTGTCGTTTTTCCACTGAGCCCTTTGAACGGGGGTATGCCACCACGCTGGGCAACGCTCTGAGGAGGGTTTTGCTTTCTTCCCTTCAGGGGGCAGCTGTTACCGCCTTTCGTATTGAAGGTGTCCTGCACGAGTTTTCAACGATCCCCGGGGTCTATGAGGATGTGACCCAGATAATTCTCAACCTGAAGGAACTCCGGTTCAAGGTACATTCCCAGGAGCAGAAGATCATTTCCCTGGATGTCAGCAGGGAGGGAATGATTACCGCAGGTGACATCATAACCGACCAGGACGTTGAAGTTCTCACTCCCACCAAGCCTGTTGCGACCCTGGAGAAAGGCGCACATCTGAAGATGGAGGTCGTCGTAAGGTTAAACAAGGGTTTTATCACCGGTGACAGGAACAAGGATGAGGATCTCCCCGTGGATTTCATCGCCATAGATTCCATCCATTCCCCGGTGGTCAAAGTGAACTACCATGCTGAAAATGCACGTGTGGGGCGGATGACAAATTTCGACAAACTGGTCATGGAGATTACAACCGACGGCAGCGTGCTTCCTGAGGACGCTCTGGCCTACGCTGCAAAGATCATAAAGGAGCACATGAACCTCTTTATCAACTTTGAGGAGACCTCAGCGGTGGAGGCGGAGACAGAAAAGGAGGACGTGGAGGAGAGGGAAAATCTCCACGAGAAGCTTAACAGACATGTCAATGAGCTGGAGCTTTCCGTCAGGTCCATTAATTGTCTGCAGAACGCAGACATTGACACCATTGGCGAACTGGTCCAGAAAACTGAGCCGGAGATGCTTAAAACCAAAAATTTCGGAAGAAAATCGCTCAACGAACTCAAGGAAATTCTTCTGGAAATGGGATTGACCTTTGGAATGGACGTGAAAGGATGGGAACCTTCTACGGAGGTGGAAGAGGAACCTCCTCCGACGGATGACTGA
- the rplQ gene encoding 50S ribosomal protein L17, with protein sequence MRHQKSGKKLGRTSAHRKALLRNMVTSLLKHERIVTTAVKAREVGRVAERMITLGKRGTLHARRQTIAFIESGEVVKRIFSVYAERYRNRDGGYTRVIKLEPRSGDNAPMAIVELVDRPVEAKDSDKKQAKADAKQVKTDAKQAKAETRKTKTETMKAKPGTGKAKPKKAAAPKKSASTTAKKKVEVPKEEKE encoded by the coding sequence ATGCGGCATCAAAAATCCGGAAAGAAGCTGGGAAGAACATCGGCTCACAGGAAGGCGCTTCTCAGAAATATGGTGACATCCCTGCTGAAGCATGAGCGGATTGTTACGACTGCGGTGAAAGCCAGGGAGGTTGGCCGGGTAGCTGAACGAATGATAACCCTTGGGAAGAGGGGAACCCTTCATGCCCGCCGGCAGACAATCGCATTTATCGAAAGCGGCGAGGTGGTCAAGAGGATCTTTTCCGTCTACGCTGAAAGGTACCGCAACAGGGATGGCGGCTATACCCGGGTGATCAAACTTGAGCCCAGATCCGGCGACAATGCACCCATGGCTATTGTAGAACTGGTTGATCGTCCCGTGGAAGCCAAGGACTCCGATAAGAAACAGGCCAAGGCCGATGCCAAACAGGTCAAGACTGACGCCAAACAGGCCAAGGCCGAGACCAGGAAAACCAAGACCGAGACCATGAAGGCCAAACCGGGAACCGGGAAGGCCAAGCCCAAGAAAGCCGCAGCGCCAAAAAAATCTGCGTCGACGACAGCCAAAAAGAAGGTCGAGGTCCCCAAGGAGGAAAAAGAATAG
- the ykoD gene encoding putative HMP/thiamine import ATP-binding protein YkoD: protein MPYLSIKDLCYTYDIGDIPALRGVDLEVEKGELMAVVGPNAAGKSTLARAVKGLIKPQSGKIVIDGQAVEGTFPDSRVGYLLSNPENQLVTSIVEEDIAFGLETQGIEPFRIRAAVDRTLGMLGIERFRRAMPHRMSCGQQQMVALAGALAPDPHVLILDEPTAYLDPKGAAAVMKVLEGLAQDGRTVIFITHDMEEASRAHRIALLVNGRVVRVSAPYELFRDLEAVKLGRLKQPFAVRMAQRLEQEGVALPRPSACLDNVVPMLEKLLDHRPLAPFPPAGFSKGREKRRDNRHGLSYCGVSFRYRSSGPGGVEVLRGLDLEVRKGSMMVLCGANGTGKSTLLQMANGLLKPDSGRVLLEGAPLEKAAARPGGIPARAAILFQNPERQVFAETVFDDVAFGPRNLGVGEDEVRARVMEAMEWTGLSPRILKRSPFRLSGGQLRRVAIAGILAMKPDLVVLDEPTDGLDPLGAGELISRAAQYVESTGTTVLMATHRVPESNLQGCDLSVLDGGRIVACGYPDEILFGTQSSLALEFMPPHIRVQHELIRRGRIIPEPSLDIERAVAALVGAVKGFQ from the coding sequence ATGCCGTATCTGTCTATTAAGGACCTTTGCTATACCTACGACATCGGAGATATTCCCGCCCTGCGCGGCGTTGATCTTGAGGTGGAGAAGGGCGAACTGATGGCGGTTGTCGGTCCCAATGCCGCAGGCAAAAGCACACTGGCCCGCGCCGTAAAAGGGTTGATAAAACCCCAATCCGGAAAAATAGTCATCGATGGACAGGCCGTGGAGGGAACTTTCCCCGATAGCAGGGTGGGCTATCTCCTCTCCAACCCTGAAAACCAGCTGGTCACCTCAATCGTCGAGGAGGACATTGCCTTCGGGCTGGAAACACAGGGCATTGAGCCGTTCAGGATCAGGGCCGCGGTTGACCGAACCCTTGGCATGCTTGGCATTGAGCGGTTCCGGCGGGCTATGCCCCACCGCATGTCCTGTGGCCAGCAGCAAATGGTCGCGCTGGCCGGAGCGCTTGCGCCGGATCCGCATGTCCTCATTCTCGACGAACCCACAGCTTACCTTGACCCCAAAGGGGCGGCTGCGGTGATGAAGGTCCTGGAGGGCCTGGCCCAGGATGGCCGCACCGTTATCTTCATCACCCACGATATGGAGGAGGCATCACGGGCCCATCGGATTGCTCTTCTGGTTAATGGCCGTGTGGTCCGTGTGTCCGCGCCATACGAATTGTTCCGTGACCTGGAGGCCGTAAAGCTTGGAAGGCTGAAGCAGCCGTTCGCAGTCAGGATGGCCCAGCGGTTGGAACAGGAGGGTGTTGCACTTCCGCGGCCGAGCGCCTGCCTGGATAATGTGGTGCCCATGCTGGAAAAACTTCTGGACCATCGTCCATTGGCCCCCTTTCCGCCGGCCGGCTTTTCAAAAGGAAGAGAAAAGCGCCGGGACAACCGACACGGCCTGAGTTATTGCGGCGTCAGCTTTCGATACAGATCTTCCGGCCCGGGCGGCGTCGAGGTCCTCAGGGGCCTGGACCTTGAGGTTCGGAAGGGCTCCATGATGGTTCTGTGCGGGGCCAATGGCACAGGCAAGAGCACATTGCTCCAGATGGCCAATGGCCTGCTGAAACCCGATTCAGGCCGCGTATTGCTGGAGGGGGCTCCCCTGGAAAAAGCGGCCGCCCGCCCGGGAGGTATCCCTGCGCGTGCCGCCATACTCTTCCAGAACCCTGAGCGGCAGGTCTTTGCCGAGACCGTGTTCGACGATGTTGCGTTCGGCCCAAGGAACCTTGGCGTCGGCGAGGATGAGGTCAGAGCCCGCGTTATGGAGGCAATGGAATGGACCGGCCTCTCCCCACGGATTCTCAAACGATCCCCCTTCAGGCTTTCCGGTGGCCAGCTGAGAAGGGTGGCTATTGCCGGAATACTGGCCATGAAACCCGATCTTGTCGTCCTGGATGAACCCACCGACGGTCTCGATCCTCTTGGAGCCGGTGAACTGATTTCCAGGGCTGCCCAATATGTTGAGAGTACCGGCACAACCGTTCTCATGGCGACCCACAGGGTTCCTGAATCCAACCTCCAGGGGTGTGATCTTTCGGTTCTCGATGGAGGGAGGATAGTTGCCTGTGGTTATCCGGATGAAATCCTGTTTGGAACCCAATCCTCCCTTGCCCTGGAGTTCATGCCCCCACACATTCGGGTTCAGCATGAACTGATCAGGAGGGGGAGAATTATTCCGGAACCCTCTCTGGATATCGAGAGAGCTGTTGCTGCGCTTGTGGGGGCGGTGAAGGGTTTTCAATAG
- the trpB_2 gene encoding tryptophan synthase beta chain, with amino-acid sequence MIAKKIQLSEKEMPKAWYNVVPDLPNPPDPPLNPGTGQPIGPEDLAPIFPMGLIEQEVSQERWIPIPEDVMDIYGLWRPSPLCRATRLEKALGTPARIYYKNEGVSPAGSHKPNTAIPQAYYNKKEGVKRLATETGAGQWGSALSLACRFFDLECTVYMVKVSYHQKPYRRSMMHVWGGEVIPSPSDRTNAGRSILEKDPESMGSLGIAISEAVEDAATRDDTKYALGSVLNHVLLHQSIIGLEVKAQLKKVNEKPDVLIGCCGGGSNFGGFTLPFLPEKLAGEQIRFLAVEPTSCPTLTKGTYAYDFGDTAKMTPMMPMYTLGHDFIPPGIHAGGLRYHGESSLISVLHRDGIIDAVAYTQNPVFEAAAIFARTEGLIPAPESAHAIRAAIDEAIRFREEGKEGVIVFNLSGHGHFDMGAYDAYFAGKLEDYEYPSEKIAESLKNLPKVG; translated from the coding sequence ATGATCGCCAAAAAAATTCAGCTCAGCGAAAAGGAGATGCCCAAGGCCTGGTACAACGTCGTCCCGGATCTTCCCAATCCTCCCGACCCGCCTCTCAACCCCGGCACCGGACAGCCCATCGGGCCCGAGGACCTGGCGCCCATATTCCCAATGGGGCTTATCGAACAGGAGGTCTCCCAGGAGAGATGGATACCGATCCCTGAGGATGTGATGGACATATATGGCCTCTGGCGCCCTTCCCCTCTTTGTCGCGCGACACGGTTGGAAAAGGCGCTGGGTACTCCGGCCAGGATATATTATAAGAACGAAGGGGTCAGCCCCGCTGGAAGCCACAAGCCCAACACCGCCATTCCTCAGGCCTATTACAACAAGAAGGAGGGCGTCAAACGGCTGGCCACTGAGACCGGCGCCGGCCAATGGGGCAGCGCACTTTCCCTCGCATGCCGGTTCTTTGACCTCGAGTGTACCGTTTACATGGTCAAGGTGAGCTACCATCAGAAACCCTACCGTCGGTCAATGATGCACGTCTGGGGGGGAGAGGTCATCCCCAGCCCAAGCGATCGAACCAACGCGGGCCGTAGTATCCTCGAGAAGGACCCGGAGTCCATGGGCAGCCTTGGCATTGCCATCAGTGAGGCAGTGGAGGACGCGGCCACCAGGGATGACACCAAGTATGCCCTTGGAAGTGTGCTTAACCATGTTCTGCTTCACCAGTCCATTATCGGCCTTGAGGTCAAGGCGCAGCTAAAGAAGGTGAACGAGAAGCCCGATGTGCTCATCGGGTGCTGCGGAGGCGGCAGCAATTTTGGTGGTTTTACCTTGCCATTCCTGCCGGAGAAGTTGGCTGGAGAACAGATCCGGTTCCTCGCTGTGGAGCCGACCTCCTGCCCCACACTCACCAAGGGCACCTATGCCTACGATTTTGGGGACACCGCAAAAATGACGCCCATGATGCCCATGTATACCCTGGGCCATGATTTCATCCCCCCGGGAATTCATGCCGGCGGCCTGAGATACCATGGGGAGTCATCGCTTATCAGCGTGCTGCACAGGGACGGCATTATCGATGCGGTTGCCTATACGCAGAACCCTGTTTTCGAGGCCGCTGCGATTTTCGCCCGAACAGAGGGGCTCATCCCCGCGCCCGAATCCGCCCACGCCATAAGGGCCGCCATTGACGAAGCGATCCGCTTCAGGGAGGAGGGAAAGGAGGGAGTCATCGTGTTCAACCTCAGCGGGCACGGTCACTTCGACATGGGGGCATACGACGCCTATTTTGCCGGCAAGCTCGAGGATTATGAATATCCATCCGAGAAGATTGCCGAATCCCTGAAAAATCTGCCCAAGGTCGGGTAG
- the accD gene encoding acetyl-coenzyme A carboxylase carboxyl transferase subunit beta has product MVSWFKKRSSRPERTERRKVAVPEGLWVKCNNCGEISYSKEIDRNLKVCPKCDYHFRITARERIDLLVDQESFEEFDSTMESMDPLHFKDSQKYTDRLKKAKKKTGLSDAVVSGVCTIGGQKAILSVFDFFFMGGSMGSVVGEKVTRAVERAVLDRCGLVIVSSSGGARMQEGALSLMQMAKSSGALARLRREGLPYISILTDPTTGGVTASFAMLGDVNIAEPRALIGFAGPRVIEQTIRQELPDGFQRSEFLLKHGMVDCIISRKEIKTTVANLLAAFTGQ; this is encoded by the coding sequence ATGGTTTCCTGGTTTAAAAAACGGTCCTCACGTCCCGAGCGTACCGAACGGCGCAAGGTGGCCGTTCCGGAGGGCCTGTGGGTAAAGTGCAATAACTGTGGGGAGATCTCCTACAGCAAGGAGATCGACCGTAATCTCAAGGTCTGTCCCAAGTGTGATTATCATTTCCGGATCACCGCTCGGGAGAGGATTGATCTCCTCGTGGATCAAGAATCATTTGAGGAGTTCGATTCGACCATGGAGAGCATGGACCCGCTTCATTTCAAGGATTCACAGAAATACACGGATCGTCTCAAAAAAGCCAAAAAGAAGACCGGTCTGTCCGATGCTGTAGTCTCCGGTGTGTGTACCATCGGGGGTCAAAAGGCGATCCTTTCCGTTTTTGATTTCTTTTTCATGGGGGGCAGCATGGGTTCCGTTGTGGGAGAGAAGGTGACAAGGGCCGTTGAGAGGGCCGTTCTGGACCGATGCGGCCTTGTCATCGTTTCCTCTTCCGGCGGGGCCAGGATGCAGGAAGGCGCCCTGTCCCTCATGCAGATGGCCAAGTCCAGCGGGGCTCTCGCCAGGTTGAGGAGAGAAGGCCTGCCCTATATTTCAATCCTTACGGATCCTACCACCGGCGGCGTAACGGCGAGTTTCGCCATGCTGGGAGACGTGAATATCGCGGAGCCCAGGGCACTTATCGGATTTGCGGGACCCAGGGTGATCGAACAGACCATCAGGCAGGAACTACCTGATGGCTTCCAGCGATCAGAGTTTCTCCTGAAACACGGGATGGTGGACTGCATCATTTCCCGTAAGGAGATCAAGACCACGGTTGCCAATCTTCTCGCGGCTTTTACCGGGCAATGA
- the fgs gene encoding folylpolyglutamate synthase, translating to MTSQEAVDYVSGLTEMSIKPGLERIAEALAVLGYPFSEYPHVLIGGTNGKGSTLTFMGAVLHAAGYRVGLFTSPHLFSFEERIRVDSECLPSAVLPALVEEIRALNIPLSYFEFATAMALLYFARMKVDVVLLEVGLGGRWDATNATDPLLSIITGVALDHTEWLGSSLEAIAGEKAQIMRSGRSVVAGRLPEKAEMIVLREAAARGSDVVLFNRDFSIRSGPNGLIYRGRSWRLEGIVSGLGGEFQQDNAGCALAALERLEECGFHFSRKAVLQGVREAVWPGRFQLVLRPGRAGIVVDSAHNPSGMRALVHSLPEEAKPPVWLISALREKDIRGMAGEIAQSGGPVFLVPLDHPRAMDVQEMPGCFEAAGTRSNVCPSVEAGLSEAEHRAAEGGGMVVVAGSVVLAARVLELCSSGSGRPTENVS from the coding sequence ATGACCTCTCAAGAGGCCGTGGATTATGTTTCCGGCCTCACCGAGATGAGCATAAAGCCGGGGCTGGAAAGGATCGCTGAGGCGCTGGCGGTTCTGGGATACCCCTTTTCTGAGTATCCCCATGTTCTCATCGGCGGTACCAACGGAAAAGGGTCCACCCTGACCTTTATGGGGGCGGTCCTTCACGCCGCTGGATACCGTGTCGGCCTTTTTACCTCTCCCCATCTTTTTAGTTTTGAGGAGAGGATCCGCGTGGATTCCGAATGCCTGCCTTCCGCCGTCCTGCCGGCCCTGGTTGAGGAGATCAGGGCGTTGAATATCCCACTTTCCTATTTTGAATTTGCAACGGCCATGGCGCTGCTTTATTTTGCCCGTATGAAGGTGGATGTCGTCCTTCTGGAGGTTGGCCTCGGAGGGAGGTGGGACGCCACAAACGCTACGGATCCCCTCCTGTCCATCATTACAGGGGTGGCGCTGGATCATACGGAGTGGCTGGGATCCAGTTTGGAGGCAATCGCAGGGGAAAAGGCGCAGATCATGCGTTCCGGCAGATCCGTTGTCGCCGGGAGGCTTCCGGAGAAAGCAGAAATGATTGTGCTTCGGGAGGCTGCTGCACGCGGGTCCGATGTGGTTCTTTTTAACCGGGATTTTTCAATACGTTCAGGCCCGAATGGTCTCATCTACCGGGGTCGATCTTGGCGCCTGGAAGGAATCGTTTCCGGACTTGGGGGAGAATTTCAGCAGGATAATGCCGGTTGTGCCCTTGCAGCCCTCGAGCGACTGGAGGAATGTGGATTCCATTTTTCCCGGAAGGCGGTTCTTCAGGGGGTCAGGGAGGCCGTTTGGCCCGGAAGGTTTCAGCTGGTTCTCAGGCCCGGCAGGGCCGGGATCGTCGTTGATTCAGCCCATAATCCCAGCGGGATGCGGGCGCTTGTTCACTCTCTTCCCGAGGAGGCAAAACCGCCCGTATGGCTGATTTCGGCGCTGAGGGAGAAGGATATCCGTGGAATGGCCGGTGAGATCGCTCAGTCGGGTGGACCGGTCTTCCTTGTGCCCCTCGATCATCCCAGAGCCATGGATGTACAGGAGATGCCGGGTTGTTTCGAAGCTGCGGGGACGAGAAGTAATGTTTGTCCCTCCGTTGAGGCAGGACTGTCTGAGGCGGAACATCGGGCCGCCGAAGGTGGCGGCATGGTGGTTGTGGCCGGTTCGGTTGTCCTTGCCGCCAGGGTTCTTGAGCTTTGCTCCTCCGGGTCTGGACGGCCGACGGAGAATGTTTCGTGA